The DNA region ctgatactcttttcacctccaagacattcttagctagctcttcctttaaaataacccctactccatttctcttcccatctactccgtggtagaataatttaaaccctgctcctaaacatctagccttaatacctttccacctgctctcttggatgcacagaatatcaacctttctcctcatcatcatgtcaaccaactcctgagcttttcctgtcatagtcccaacattcaaagtccctacactcagttgtaggctctgtgcattcctctttttcgcATGCAAGGATGGACGACAAATCCACACGCAAAGTTGGACCTCGACACACAACCCACGTCGGCAACGTGCACTTGGCTCTGTCGTCGCGGCTTTTCTGTTACACGCGTAAAGGTTCTCACTCCATCTCACAAATACATTGGCCTGAATCCCGCTCTTCTCACGATCAGACATGCCAGACTCTCAGAAACGTCGCCTCTGAAATCACGCCACTCGGTGGCCATTCAAGGTGGACAACAAATCTTTGTTGTCCACAATGAATGGCATATGGACATCTCTATatagctcgtgcacctacgtcataaaatcacatgatttttgtttacctcgccattttgccggtcaagctaagcattgctcaatgctacgTCGGTTGGAGCCGACAcggaaaatatgtcttgtagcacgacgcccagagtctttcCCGATACTGTCAGATGACTGTTAgatggtgaaaataaacgacggtacgtggaaaaattagataaacttggcatagaggacctgtatttaatgccgaagtcgatgttttcgccgataagaaattggactgttaatttgcttccgcttgtcttggacaactggatctacacatcaATCATgtgagtaagtcattgagatttacacagaaaagtttgaaaacgtaGAAAAGTCTAGACGCATACAAATAACTTGTAAATACTGTCAACTCCATACAAGAAGGCCAGGGCAGAGCTTCAAACCCCAAACTTCAGAAATCTGAGGCTGGTGTCCTAACCGTTACTCAGCATGCTGCCTCTCCACTCtaacatatttatacataaTAAAAGTTAGTGAACAGGCCTTGAAGCACAGTTCACAATCTCGGCGTTAGTTCCTCCCGAAGGTGTTTGATGGACTTGACTTCATGCCTCTCAAATATCACATCAAACTAGGGCTCTTGCTATTGAAAATTTTTAGAACCGATTTTTCAATGAATTACTCCAGTGAAtgatgagagagaaaaaaaatgctgcattgAAGTTTAGTTCAAATGCTACTGCTACTACTTTTTGGTCCTGATTACTGAAAATAGCTACAAGTTTCTTCTGAGCCTGCCTTTGGTTCAATTTCATGTCAATTACGTGTTATTCagaatacagctgcaaaaaaaatattcttttcaaaataatgtgAACTGActattatttttccattatttgctCATGATTCAGGaacatgtcagaaaaaaaaagaaaaatacgaatcaatgttttccaaagtaaaagcccatgttttcaaatgatctaagattgtttaaaatatcctaaggctcttttttatttttccatatggTGTATGTTAAACCTTGAGGGTGTCAAATACAGAAAAGAATGTGGAGAAATGTGAAAGAGTGTGAAGTGACTAATAGACTTACAAATTCACACTGCACAACATCAACAGTGCAGTTGTACACTCTATGCAGTTGGAGTATGCGAGGGAAAACTTTACGAGAACTTTGGAGAAGATTTGGAGGCTGAGCAATAAATAACGCCCAACATAGCTCACATTCACAGCTCACTCAACAGCTCTTTACATTGCTTGTGTAGTGCAAAGTGTTCCACACTCTCTAAGTTCTAAAACTAAATGACAGCTGTCAGCTTGCATGGTACACGCTGAGGTGTTAAGATGCCAAAGCTCTTTGAAGAACTTCTTGCATCGTTCctctcaaaaaaataataaaaaaaaaaaattacagtgcaACATCTGCTGAAAGCAGACACAATCtattcatccatacatccattacctttgccgcttatactcactagggtcatggggagtgctggagcctatcccagctgtcaacaggtaggaggcagggtgcaccctgaactggttgccagccaatcacagggcacattgaaacaaacagccacactcacaatcacacctaggggcaacttatagtgtccaattaatattgcatgtttttgggatgtggaaggaaactggagtgcccagagaaaacccacgcaggcacggggagaacatggaaactccacacagggggagctgggatcgaacccgctttaccagctgagcaaccATGCCGCCCAATCTATTCATCcactccaaaataaaagcaataaatCAATCTGTTCCAGTGACAAACAGTCGTCATCATAATAGCTTTGTCAATCGCAAAAGTCACGTTTAGTTTTTTTCATACAACACTTTAGAATGAAACATAAACTGGCAACAAGCGAAAGCCAAAAAGTGATTCACGTCGCCAACAAGTGTCATGCATCTCATTTTGCACCTTTCCTCCACATCGCAGGTCTAAGAAGTGTAACTTTCACTTATTGTCGACAAAGTCTGTTTTGGAAtagagttgtaaaaaaaaaaaaaaaaaggcaaagcaaAAGCTATTGCACAGAGTGAATCCGTTGATGTCGGACGAATCTGAATTCTCGTGAGGTATGTCGAGGTCTGGCATGAGACTAGGTTCAGGGACGGTTCAAGGTTTTGGATGACTTTAGAGGTGTACTTTAAAAAGGATGTTTagaaaaattctgaattttattatttaagaGGTTTCACTGTGTAAGTTTGTGTAAACTCCATATTATAAAATTTAAACCCCACCTATGAAGTTCCAACTCATAAACTTGACGTACTAATATGTTAATATCTTCTACAGCTTGTTGACTTGTAAATACCGTAATAATACTGAATGATTATAATTAATTTATATCATTACGCTGTACTTGACCGAAATAAACTTCTCTACTTTTGTCCCCTCAGATGAAAACTGCACTTACTTCGGCCACTTTACTCCAGGACAGGACACtgagatatttgaacacaaaacacaGAAAGGTGAGTCTCCTTTCatgggtgaccccccccccccacctcctacAATGTCCCTCTGTATGTGCCCCTGCTACTTTCAATCTGTCATTCTGCGTTTATGCTGCTTTGCTCCCTTTGCATTCCCAGCTGCCCCCGTGCAGCAGATGCATTGGATGGTGCAAATGTGTGCATCAAGTTGCGTATGTCCCCACACCCGAAGCTAAAGATGCTAATGCGGGCATTCATAACATAAGTAACCTCCACCCCCGCCCTGGAACACTCACAAACAGTAAATCAGGCCCCCAGGGACATGCATGCTGCAAGTTTTAGAGAATGATTGCCCCACTTTTGTGTTATTCACTCTTGTGTGATTGGTGTGTGGGTATCCCATCATAGTGCATGTTCATGCCATGGTGATGTCATCACAAGCacccacaccccccacccccacagtgAAATGTGCTGTCATAAAGAATTCACTATGGGAGAAGAATATAAATAGTTGAAGGCTGGAAAACAGTTTGGGGTGTGCCCTTCCTATCGCCTGCAGTTAGCTGTGATAGTCTCCAGGGTACCTTGGCAactcatgaggatgagcagtgtcgaaaatggatgggtgaatgtaTTGACAAAAATAGGGTGTTGTCCACTTCTCTGTCCCAAGTCTGCTCTGATGATCTTTATTTTTCTCACTTGGAGGAAATCACATAAATATCCTCCATGAAGAACCTCACGAGTTATAGCTGATTTCTGTTTTGACTCTTTAAGAGGATGGAGAAATGGTGACATAAGTTTCTGATGTGTTGTAAAAATTCACTGTTCGCCTGAAAGCTACAAAGTTCCTGGAGATGGGGGGCCAGGGTCCGACCCacccaaacaacaaaaatcccaCCAAAATCCAAAGAAcactccaaacacacacaaaaggttGTATTTCTGTGACTGGTATAAATCCAGGGATAGTAATTCTAATACAGTAATGCCTTAAATGAATTGATTTCTACAATGATTTAGAGGGTTTGATGCCCGccattcacatttttatgacTGGTTGACAGCTGTCACTCAGAACCTGTCTGCCTACGGCCCAttaaaattcaccaaaatcgcaTGAGACCGACATTATTTGATGTGGTTCCAGCAAGTGAAGGTTTCGACAAACTTTCTGCCACCATATTGTCACATGTGCCAAATGCAGATCAAAGGACACACCATCGTTGCATCGATACACCCAACCCATCACATTCCATTCTGCCAAATTAACAGCTTTGCGTTTTcagaaaaatcaaaacacacCAATTTTTGTGCTCAGTCACGGATCTGTCATCTACAATATAACGTCCAAAGTGTTCATCCTTATTTACTAACTGAATTGCGACATGGTGTGGTATTTAGTTTTGTGGATGTGGAGGATcaaatcttgacatttttgcGCAACATTTGGTTTGACTGTCATCAGTACTGTCCCAAGACAAATATTGTCTCTTTCATTGCTATTGGAACCTTTCTGAGACACGTATCCTGACGATgatagtgctggagccaatcccagttgtcatcaggcaggaggctgggtacaccctgaactggttgccagccatgaccaacaacagtcagactcacaataacacctatgagtctccaactaatgcaagtttttggaatgggggaggaaaccggagtgcttggagaaaacccacgcaggcacaagaagAACATTATTCATATTATGTCATATTGATGGACAAGTTAGGACACATCTTATGTTGTGCTAGCACAAACATCAGGTCTTGAATTGAATTTGAGGAGAGTCGTGTGTGTGTCATGCTCGTATAAACAAAACTTGAATTCAATTTTCAACTGCCTAACTCTAAAACCTTTGATTAGAAcccctgaatgttttttttctctcccttcattaaaaaaaacaaaaactcatctCTCATTCCAGAGTACAACATCTCTGCTGCAGCCATCTCCATATTCAGTTTGGCCTTCATGATTTTAGGGTCTCTGTGTTTGATTGGCTCCTGCACGGGTAAAGGCAAGGGAAGACTATACCTCCTCAAACCTTCCGGAATGTTTTTTGCCTTTTCAGGTAGGTTGATGCAGCTAAAGCTCCTCATCTCTCACCACCACCACATGGAATGGAAATTCACAATATGCGTTTTTTCTCCCCAGGTCTCTGTTCATTCATTTCACTGGAGGTGATGCGTCAGTCAGTCAAACGAATGATTGAGAGCGAGGACACCATCTGGATTCAGTACTACTACAGTTGGTCTTTCGCTTGTGCCTGTGTCGGCTTTGTCCTTCTCTTTCTCACTGGCATTGCCCTCCTCATCCTCTCCATGCCACAAATGCCCAGGAACCCGTGGGAGACCTGCATGGACGCCGAGCCCGAGCAAGTGGAGTGAAAGTTGGAAATCATATTAGAATGTAAGAACAAGAGCTGGAAGGACCGTAGCCATGATGGAATGTTTACCTCTCAACCATTGAACAACTTGAATGTAGGTCTTTTGTAGCTTTTCTGAAATAtatatggaaaatgaaaaggaatGCCATCTCGTAAACCTGTTGGTGATGGTGACGGAAATCAAAGAGCTCCCTTGTTCACATGCAGGAAGACAGGCTAGCTATGCAATAAACCTGTATTGCAATCTTACGTCAAACGGGGAAAATGTCACGTAAGCCTGCACAATGAAATCTTTGTCCTATTCCAGGAATTGTTGGTTGATACTCATGGTCGTTACTTGAGTGTGCATATGACATGCCTCACTCAGGTGACCAGTGAGTGAATGAGATCATACTAATTTGCGCTCCCCCCCATGACTCATATTCAAATAATTGCATGTGACCATGGTGGGATTTAATAATTACCCAGTGCATGCAGTTTTTCTTGTGTAtgatatattgtacatattAAGTTTTccttttctgattttatttttgtggtatATCGCAAAcaatagcagaaaaaaaaacatgcaaaccaaCAAACATCTAAGACAATAATGGAGCCAAACATTAACTTTTAGACTAGTTGCATAAACTTGAATTTAGATTTAACTGATTTAATTCTGGAGCAAATGAACCTACAAGCAATGAACAACTTTGTGTTGTAAGTGCTATAAAAGTAATTTTCAAACTGTAAAATTTGCTTTTTCCTGTTGAATGCCCCCCAATCATCTTCATTTGTTATGCTGTAGCAGTGCATATTTTTCATCTGTATTGTATTGTCTGTAGCAAATTTGTGATGTTTtcctttcaaaaaacaaaaacaactaaatGCAATTATGGTAATCCAGCGTCTGAAAGACACCACCATCAGATTTAATTATGGGTTGTTGTATACAGCATATACTTTTTGATGGCTTTGTATGGGTTTAGTGGTGTGTTGTTAAATTGCAAAATGCTGCATATTGTGTGTGTACCTTTTTAAGGGAAATAAATATGCTTGGGACACTTGTATTTGTGTTGATCTGGGAATGATATCAAATTAATAGTGCTTGGAATGCTGAGAGTAACCCAGCTAGTATCTTTTGTTTCTGAAAATTTCAACGCATGGAAGTACATATTTATCAGTGAGGGCTATAGCAATGTTTAAGATTTATTACATACTGTAATTGATTTCATAACCATTTAGGGCTCAATACAGTTGATGACAATCAGACAAATACTTAGTCAAAACTATTTTACTGCTAACAAACGTTTGCCAATCACAATGCAGAATGTATCATTTATAACTCACAAGCTAgatcatatttacatttaaattagaGCACTTTGGCCAAATGCAGTAGTTGTACATTAGGAGTGGTAAGATTAGATAGAGATGTATATCcatattgtcatttaaaaacaaaacaaaatcaagcaAGTTTCAATAAAAACACTTTAATAGAGAAACAAAGTAAATAACCTTTAAAACACAGTCTAAATCCTTTATTATAACCACCATCAGTTGAAATGGAGATGGGTAAAAGATGTCTTCAGTACTTTGTACCCACATGGGATTAGCCAACGGGGCTAAGAGGGTGGATGGACGTGCCAGAGAAGATTCACTGCTGGGAACAATAGATGAGCGCAAGGGAATGACAAAAAGATGGACATACTGATCTATCTCTACTGGCTGTGCTGAAGTTGCTCCCCTCGCGCTGCTCACAAATTGCTCGACTATTGGGTTAAtcgaaaaaggcaaaaaaaaaaaaaaaaaacccagacttAAATGGTGGCGAAAACATTTCCATCCAAGCAGTAATTGGAGTGTACTTTAAAGAATGGGAACGtaaagataaagaaaaaatCCCTTTAATAGTCTTTCGCTCAATGTCttctgcccaaaaaaaaaaaaaaaaatacaattggagCAGTAGAGGCAGCGAAGTAATAGGACTATTGCACAAGTTTAGCCAATGAGGTTCAGCAGACACACCAGGGAGCAACCTTAGCTTGAGCCCTGCTTGAAAGACACAAACATACATGACCGATACATTGGTGAATGACGTTAGTAAAATAGAATAGCTGGCTTATGACACATTGTACACATCAAATACGGCAAgaaattttgacaatgtaagggttgaacaagaatcattttCCTACCCACAATTGatacaaataaaagcaaattgaagatcaaacaaaaacatgaccatccaagggcaaaaaaaaaaaaaagtatagctGCGAAGTGGCACGAACGTTGTAGTCACACAACATAAATAAAAGTATTGTACAGTGGGGGGGCTCAACTACCAAAtggattttcacattttgactaAATTGTTTGGGTGAAATGGCAAAGGTCATACCTGTTTGAATAGCATCTGCAAAAATCGAGGTGCTCCACAAATTTAGGGTTTGTAAATACATACAAAATGCATATTTACAAGTATTTGTTCATTGCACGCTTTTATACTGTGACAAGAATCGGGACGTTGGTGATACGATGCAAATGACACCACGTGGAGGAGGAAGTCCTTTTTCACATTTGAAGATGTTAAACTACTGTATGAGAAATCATGGTACAGCGGTAtgatgttacaagtttgagccaGAGGGAACAGTGGACACAAATTAGTTGCCGCTTCCAGCTTTTAAGTCTTATtgaacccaaaaaaaagttttagttgTTAAAAACTAGCAGCGATCTCCTTTAGTGGACTAGCTAGCAGTCTCACTAGGAAGCCAAAACCCCCCTGAAACCCCctccaaaaatggcaaaatgaaaaaaaaaaaatttccaacaaTCATTTTAATGATTGACCTATTGTATCTATTAACCAATATCAAGCGAATGAAAAGCATAATAAAACTGATTAAGGATTTCATATTCACATTGTTAGTAGATTGTCTTATAGGGAAAATATCATGAAGCGTACATGCTACAATCAGATCTCACTCAGAACCAATTCACATTTTGTTCACAAATGTCAGCATGTTTACTCAAACAAAAAGGAACaacccatctgtccattttccaagccatttattctcacaagggtcgatgTGTTTGACCATCTCCACGTTCCCTTAATGCCACGGTACTCTGGCTTCAAAGGCCCtcagttcacattcacaaaccaTCACAGTACTGCCATTTTCTAAATCACCAGACCTTCTTGTCCTTCAActaataaatttcatttcaccGTTCTAAGTTATAATTCATTGGTCTTGTTGAGCGCCAATAGAACTGTCACagctcacatttttttgcaggaaTAAAAAAGATCAAAATTGGCAACAACAGGAGCAGTGAGAGGGTACTGGAAGGGGAAAAGTGTATTTTAGCTaatgaataaaaagtaaaatgtaaaagcACGATCTGTATCATTTACTTATTAAGAGAATAGTCTCATATGATGACACCACATTAAGATCAAAATGAGCTATAATAATGGTGGGAAAACCATCCATATACCGtatgtatgtaatgtttcaAAAAGCCAAATGTGGACTATTTGGGTTAGCGGGTTATCTAGAGTGTCCATCATGTTTAAAATCAGGGTCTATAATAATTTAAGGACTTGTCTGTGGCATACAAttcagtcatttattttctttaatgtaCAGATTAGAAGAAATGGTTGATCTACTTCTATACACTTCATGTATATTCTGTGTCAACTGACCACTTAGCTTTTGAGCACTGCCACAAATatagtaccaaaaaaaaaaaaaaaaaaaagtggaaaaacttgACGGAAATGCCAACACGTGTGTTTAGTAACTAGCAAAACCAACTTCAATCTGAAAGTAAAGATGCAGCAAAGCTAAGTGGCCAACCAAATTTTCAGTAAaatttttcaatactttttttttccttttcttagcATTACGTACATATACAATTGCAGATAATATAAGTATATATGTTCATATATACATAATGactatgtatgtgtgtatatatatatatatatatatatatatatatatatatatatatacatacatacacacaccggTAATGAATTCATTATATATACGTGTTTTCTTCACGGATATGTGAAACAGGAGAAACTGTTACAAATAAAAGGCTTAAAGtggaacaaatgcaaaaaacaaatctaCTGACAGAAACAATATGTAAATGAACTctgcacaacttttttttttttttttttggggggggggatttttctgagacaagattttttttttacttttatattttaGCATGTACACAATATGGGGTACTGGGTGTCACTCATTTGAAATAGGAATAGTAG from Syngnathoides biaculeatus isolate LvHL_M chromosome 9, ASM1980259v1, whole genome shotgun sequence includes:
- the LOC133506439 gene encoding voltage-dependent calcium channel gamma-1 subunit-like, whose translation is MEKRTKINIAIFVLLVGMACMFTAVVTDYWAVLSPQVKKVNDTCEAAHFGLWRLCKKQIYISADDYQENHGCGPITLPGDENCTYFGHFTPGQDTEIFEHKTQKEYNISAAAISIFSLAFMILGSLCLIGSCTGKGKGRLYLLKPSGMFFAFSGLCSFISLEVMRQSVKRMIESEDTIWIQYYYSWSFACACVGFVLLFLTGIALLILSMPQMPRNPWETCMDAEPEQVE